One stretch of Pseudomonas sp. NC02 DNA includes these proteins:
- a CDS encoding LLM class flavin-dependent oxidoreductase, whose product MTRRTDQLKLGAFLANSGHHVSAWRHPLAQADASLDFEHFKHIAQTAERGKFDALFVADVVALWGHHHDALSRTARAEHFEPLTLMAALAAVTSNIGLIATATTSYNEPYHIARKFASLDHLSKGRAAWNLVTSVVSDEAWNFGRETHIDHGDRYQRAEEFHDVVKGLWDSWDDDAFTRDKASGEYFDPAKLHTLNHRGEHFSVRGPLNVARPPQGHPVLVQAGASEPGKALAARVAELIFAVNHDLAGAQAFYQDIKQRAAAFGRDPDHIKILPGVTPFIGETREQAQALFEEFQALVDPVLGLRFLADTLGDDIDLSGYDLDGLLPETPVGQRGSRRDKLLELARSQNLSIRQLYLHLTAGNPIIGTAEDIADFFEQWFEARACDGFNVFFPYFPGGIDLFVEQVIPLLQQRGLFRTEYEGTTLRENLGLPRPANRFTQGVTP is encoded by the coding sequence ATGACCCGACGTACCGATCAACTCAAGCTGGGGGCCTTCCTGGCCAACAGCGGCCACCATGTATCGGCCTGGCGCCATCCCCTGGCCCAGGCGGATGCCAGCCTGGATTTCGAGCACTTCAAACACATCGCGCAAACCGCCGAACGCGGCAAATTCGACGCCTTGTTCGTCGCCGACGTGGTCGCCCTGTGGGGCCATCATCATGACGCCCTCAGCCGCACTGCCCGCGCCGAACACTTCGAACCCTTGACCCTGATGGCCGCTTTGGCAGCCGTCACCAGCAACATCGGCCTGATCGCCACCGCCACCACCAGCTACAACGAGCCGTACCATATCGCCCGCAAGTTTGCCTCCCTCGATCATCTGTCCAAGGGGCGCGCCGCCTGGAACCTGGTGACCTCGGTGGTCTCGGATGAGGCCTGGAACTTCGGCCGCGAAACCCATATCGACCATGGCGACCGCTACCAGCGCGCCGAAGAATTCCACGATGTGGTCAAGGGCCTGTGGGACAGCTGGGACGACGACGCCTTCACCCGCGACAAGGCCAGCGGGGAGTATTTCGACCCGGCCAAACTGCACACCCTGAATCATCGCGGCGAACATTTTTCCGTACGTGGCCCACTCAACGTCGCCCGCCCTCCACAGGGCCATCCGGTGCTGGTGCAGGCCGGTGCGTCGGAACCCGGCAAGGCCCTCGCCGCCCGCGTTGCCGAGCTGATTTTTGCGGTCAACCATGACCTGGCCGGCGCCCAGGCTTTCTATCAAGACATCAAGCAACGCGCCGCCGCCTTTGGCCGTGACCCCGACCACATCAAGATCCTGCCCGGTGTCACCCCGTTTATCGGCGAAACCCGCGAACAGGCCCAGGCGCTGTTCGAAGAGTTCCAGGCCCTGGTGGACCCGGTGCTGGGCCTGCGTTTCCTGGCCGACACCCTGGGCGATGACATCGACCTGTCGGGCTACGACCTCGACGGCCTGCTGCCGGAAACCCCGGTAGGCCAGCGCGGCAGCCGTCGCGACAAACTGCTGGAACTGGCCCGCAGCCAGAACCTGAGCATCCGCCAGCTGTACCTGCACCTGACCGCCGGCAACCCGATAATCGGCACCGCCGAAGACATTGCCGACTTCTTCGAGCAGTGGTTCGAAGCCCGTGCCTGTGACGGGTTTAACGTGTTCTTCCCGTACTTCCCGGGCGGCATCGACCTGTTCGTCGAGCAGGTGATTCCACTGCTGCAGCAACGCGGGCTGTTCCGCACCGAATACGAAGGCACCACCCTGCGGGAAAACCTCGGCCTGCCGCGCCCGGCCAATCGCTTTACCCAGGGAGTCACACCATGA